tgagaacAGCGAATTCCTTCGCTTGTTGAGTACTGCGTTCTGAGGAGTTACAAATTCCTAGGGCATAACAATGGGTAATGACGAGGAGCCACCACAAAAGACaatcgccgccgccgtcgatCTGGACTACTATCTTGGGTCAGGTGACGGCCCCGGTATTGTCATCACCCCTGTAAAACTTCGAGGAGCGTCGAACTACGATGAGTGGGCCAAAGCGgttcgtcgctcgatgatttcaaaattcaaatttggttttcttgatgggtctgtgaaggagcccattacggacgagacgaagatgaaacattggattgcggtcaattcgatggtggtgtcttggatcacaaacaccattgacgagagtttgcgttcgaatctggaggactttgatattgctcacgagttgtggagtcatttgaggacgcggtactgcgtcgtgtcgggcaccagggtctgccatattaagatggctttgagtggttgcaagcagggcgcgtctgagggcgtcatggagtactatggccgcttgtcgaaggtatggaaggagtacgtacagtatgcacgagttcccaggtgtgtatgtgcgggttgtacgtgtaatatagcgaagcaggtgggggacattcacgatgaagatcgtctgcactatttcctaattggcctggatgatcactatgaagccattcgtgcacaactgttagcacgatcgccgttgccaggactcgacgaggcgtaccagacggttattaataccgagaccatgcgcgccaaggcagcgagaggtccggagagtgtcatggcgttcaaggtcgagactaaggctcggtcgaggtcgggagatgtcagtggcagattttgtggacattgcaatcgtgagggtcatgaggaagaaacttgttatcagctgattggatttcctgaatggtgggatgagaagaaacgaggtggacgagggcctggtcgaggaggcAGGACGTCGATTAGAGGAGGCAGAGTAGCTCGTGGGGCAGCGTCGTCGACCAGTGGTGTCGCTCGTGCCAATGCCGTGAGCAATGCCACAGGAGGGGCGACAACCACTGTGACGAGTGGAGACGGCTCGCAGGGTGCAGTgacgacaaccaatcatgagcttgttggggtgacgaaggagcaagtccagcaaatagttgacattttgtcacgaccttcaaacaagttgcaaggtaatcttgatttacgatggattgttgacagtggggcatcacgtcatgtgacgggtgatatttcaatcctgagaaatatcaagacatcaagaaatcaacaggttgtgttgccggacggtcaacctgcaaattcaaaccaatatggttcggtggtcttggaggatggtttcgtgctcgataatgttctatttgtgcctaaattgaactgcaatttaatttctgtaactcaattaagtgacgaattacattgtgctgctcaatttactaacaaaatgtgtgttcttcaggaccgctcgacgaggatggtgattggcgtAGGTGATCGACAGGAAGGACTAAATTTTTTCCGTGGGGTTCCAAAGGTTCGTGTGCTAGCAGTGGAGTGTGTGGTCGACTTGTGGCATCAACGgatggggcatccgtcggaaaaagtgttgcagttacttcctcatgtgagtcataagattaggaagaataaaacaatttgtgatgtatgtccgcgggcgagacaatgtagggagagttttccagttagtgttagtcgtgctagtcgcacatttgaattggttcatcttgatttatggggaccctacaagactccctcgtcttgtggggcaaagtatttttttaccattgttgacgattattctagaggtgtgtggatttatttactgagtaataaaatggaagttgcatcgacatttcttaattttgttgccatgATTAAGTGTCAGTTTAATCGATCCCTTCGAGTAGTACGCAGTGATAATGGTATTGAATTCAATtgcttacaaaattattttcgtcaacatgggattctgtttgagtcgtcgtgtgttgggacgcctcaacaaaatgggagagtcgagagaaaacaccaacatattttgaatgttgggagggcgttacgttttcaaggaaatcttccaataaaattttggggggaatgtatttTGGCCGCCTGTTACTTGATAAACCGTACACCTACCCCGATCCTTGACAATAAAACACCTTATGAGATGTTGTTTGGTAAACCACCATCGTATGTGCCTATCCGCGTGTTTGGGTGTCTGTGTTATGCATATAATCTTCGGTGTAAAGGGGTTAAGTTTGAGTCTCGGAGTCGCCGATGTGTGTTTTTGGGTTATCCGTTTGGCAGGAAGGGATGGCAACTTTATGATCTAGAGACACATGAGTTCTTCGTCTCACGGGATGTCAAGTTTCATGAAGGGACGTTTCCTTTTGTAGATGAATCGGATGTGTTGCCACtggtgcatgatggtcatggggggcttgaccattggagtttggatgagagtgggactacgggtcctgagaccgtgtcgtcgcctgcaggtgatactgctggggtgtcgccgcctacaggtgatactgagggagtgttgtcgcatccgggagctgatgagggggtgtcattgaccagtggcgacgacaggggagtgtcgtcgcctgtgagggaggaacaacaacatgaaacacctaatcgagtggattcagacgtcgtctcctcacagacaggtgtagaggagacgacgggtagtgacgagagtgagacaaggcagtgtgtggaggatacggagttaggaagggggaagcgtgcgaagtttccgtcgacaaagctgaaagactgtgtgatacatacaatacgggaaaaatatagtacttccgacaaaacacctacggcgtcatcactctcaggtactccttatcctatcacatattttgttaattatgagcgtttttcgtcaaagcacaggcattatatagcagcattgcaagaagggcaagttcctaagagttttaaacaagcgatgcagcatgaggggtggcgtcaggcaatggctgctgaaatcgacgcgttggaggaacaggggacatggacgttggaaaatttaccggaagggaagaaagcactggggagtaaatgggtgtatactgagaagcgtgatgaggatgggaatttgttgagactgaaggctcgattggtatgtttagggaatcatcaggaggaagggttggattataatgagacatttgctcccgtcgcgaagatggcgacagttcgaactttcctagctgtcgcagctgtcaaacagtgggacgtgcatcagatggacgtccaatgcgttcttgcacggtgacttggaggaagagatctatatgaagattcctcctggattccagaagaatcactttgacaaagtgtgtcgaatgagaaagtcgttgtatgggttgaaacaagcacctagatgttggttccagaagttgtcgacggcattgacgcactatggatttcgacagtcgatgtccgattattcgctctttactctgtctaaaggtacgttgcagctgagtgtgctcatttatgtggacgacattattatcgcaggcaataacaagtttgcgcttgagatttttaaggcatacttgaaggagtgttttaaaatgaaagacctcggggctctgaagtacttccttgggttagaggtggcacgaagtagtcaagggttctatgtatgtcagagaaaatatgccctcgacatcatctcagaggccggattgttgggagcaaagcctgtggactttcccatggaacagaatcataggttggcattggcagacgggccagacctgtcggacggtgagcagtataggcgtctgatcggacgtctggtttatttggctgtcacgcgaccagacgttgcctactctgtacatgtcctatctcaatttatgcaagcaccaaaggaggcacattgggaagcagctttgcgagtagtgagatacttgaagaagtgtccgggtcaaggtatactacttcggtcggacagtgcgttgcagttggaggggtggtgcgactcggattgggcagggtgtccaatgacgcgtcggtcggtgactggatggtttgtgtcacttggtatgtcgccagtttcttggaagaccaagaaacaacatactgtttctcggtcgtctgctgaggcagaatatcgatcgatggcagctctgacgtgtgagttgaagtggttgaaacaactactacgcgacttgggggtgacacacgaccaaggcatgaggatgtattgcgacagtcagtctgcgttgcatattgcacagaatccggtgttccatcaaaggacaaaacacatcgagtcagattgtcatctcattcgagatgcaatcaaggaagggatcatcagtccgtcgtacgtgtcgacgaaggttcagttagcagatatcttcaccaaagcgttggggaatgcgcaatttgagttttttgagaacaagatgggcattctagatctacatgctccaccttgagggggggATGTTaatatatgttaagatattagatattattctgtgaatattccgtagagtcctaactatggtaagttacctaatgtgtacctagggtataggtaactgagttgtactatatatacgtgtgtgattaatgagaatgatacgagattacacaatatttgacagaTTAGCTGTGAATCCCATCAACAATATAGCGAAGGCTAATATTATCCTAAGAACAACGATTAACTCGTCCTAATCTAGTTTAtgtatttttctttattgtaaTTTAAAACATAGTTTCTAACAAAATATACCCTAGACAGCTAGAAAagagttccttcacatattcCATATTTATTACGGGGAAACAAATATCAATCAATTTGAAATGCTACCAAACTTTAACAAGTAGACATATATTACGAAATTCGCACAAAAGATTTATATTGAAAGAGCGTAAACATATATTACCAAATAGGTAAAAAGAATGTAAACATATATTACGAAATTCGCACAAAAGATTTATAATGAAAGGCCATGAACgaataattttaatttcccccatttttggtgcgaatgagctctatataattttaaaattatgtgTACTTGTATTACGGACATTATTTAACTCTACATAGTATAATCAAGATTCTGATAAAATacgttaaaaaaataaaataaaaaattcttttaaaggaaaaaataaaacaaaaaaaaaatcggacCAAATATGGAGTTATTCTATTTCACACAACCCATTTTCCTCATCTACTAAAAGGCACGCAACCATTTCCAATCTCACAcaatattttccttttttgccatattttatttttatttccttaaaaaaaaaaaaaagttaattaacAATTTACGGAATGAGTATGTATAGTCCCACAGTAATAATAACATTGATGTCAACCACAAATAATAAACGTGACAGCAAGTTGGCAACACACCAAAGTCGCACCCCTACTTCCCCGACAATCATACGACGCCGTACCATCTCATTACACCTTTAAACGTCGTCGTATTACCATCTTTCAGTAGGTCACCTGCTTCCTTTTATCCTGCTATAAATCATCCCTTTCCTCTGCATTTCTACTTTCGCCCTTTCTTCCTCTATTTCATCATTTCCGTTCCGACGATATTTTTTCCAGGTACTTTTTCTCTTCTATTTCTTCCCCAATTAATTTCTTCGATTCGTCGCCAAATTTTCTCTGATTTTCAACTTTTTTTCAGCTCAGATCTTCCAATTAAaaagtttgaatttattttctttgattTCCTTTTCGATAAATCCGATCTATAAAATCCCTAATTACTTTTCTAAAGATCTAGCTTAATTAgcgattttttaaaaattaaaatcatataataTATGAGTTTGGATTGAGATCTGATGAACTAATTGAATGAATTTCTGTGTTTTCTTCTTCTGATCAGGTGTTACTTTCCCTTCCGATAATTtcataaaaaggaaaaaagataaaaaaaaaaatgaatagatGGGAGATTCAACAAAACGCCATGGTGGTAGGTTGTGAAGAAATGAGGGGCCCATCTGCAGCTTCGTTGTCCGATCGTAACGGTTCGGTTCTTGTTCGTCCCAAACCTAGGCGAATCCATTTTTTAGCTACTACTAATCTCACCATGTCTTTGCGATGGCAACGAAggtattttcaattttcaatttatcTTATCTTAATTATTTCCTTCTTTTAATTTCTGATTATTTAAGATTCTTTTTtagatatttttttctttcttctgattttctttttgatttgtctGATGGCAGCCAACAACAAGACGTATGTGATTCTAAAGCTGGTGCTGAGCTTCTTGACATGATTCTTCGCAAGGTaatttaaatttgatttttgtttcttgaatttaatttaattttgggtAAGAAATGGTTGGTTTAAGAAGATGTTTCTGCTGGTAATTAGGTTGAATTGTGTAAATCAGGTAAATATTGGATTTGGGGATAATTGCATATtttctgtttgatttttttttaataaaaactgAAACTTGACCATGTTGTTAATTGTTTATTTAACAGTTTAGATTTAGCCTTGTGGTATGTGGAGTTTCATGGCGGTAGCTGGTTGTCGATTTTCTGGATGTTGATGTTCCATAGATCTAGATCAGTGATTGATTTTAATCTCTTTGTGTAAAATGATTTGTTTGTTGAGCATGCTGGCTGATCTGATTTACTGTTCATAAATGAAAACCAAACACCAGACTGTAAAAAAACACTGCCTTTTGATTAGGAAATTAGTTGATGGGTTTGCTAATGGTGTTATTTATGATCTGCAGGAAGGTCATGGTGAAGGAAGATCTTGTTCAGGTAGAGAGATGGCATCATCACCCCCATTTTATTGTGGATCACCACCTAGTAGAGTTTCTAACCCAATAGTTCAGGACGTGCAATTCGGGGATGAAAATTTATCCCCGTTGTCAACTTTACAACTGACATCTCCTTCCACTTCTGCATCGCCTTCACCATCCCCATCAGCTATGAAATCAGGCGGTGTGAGGATCAAGTATGGTCTCAAGTCACCCACAGTTAGAGTAGAAGGTTTTGATTGTCTTGGTAGGGATCGCCAGAATTCAGGCATCACTGCCATGgcttaaaagaaagaaaagaaaaggaaaacaaaattcATTTGGATAACTGTATATATACCAAAAGAAGATTGAAGTGAAGCTGCCATTTGCATAAGCAATTGCATCGGAACTTCTCTTGGAGGAAATTAAGGTTTTTGACGTTATGGTTTTGTAGAAATATTTGGTGGAGAGATTTGTCTTGCCATTTGCCATTGTATATAGGATGTTTGTTCTACTAGTAGTAAGAACACCCGAGGGAGACGAcccgacccaacccaacccaacccaacccgtagAGGTTTTggtctcttttgtttttttgtacTATATGAGAGAAGGATTGTAAGAGGAATTTGTATAGACAGCCATTGAGTGGTCTGACCTTGTAACTTATGGTGTAAATATACGCTCATTTGCTACTTATTACTGAGTATATCGTACCAACTGttctttcttaagtttggttcAGTTTGATCCCAATTTCAGGTCTTGTTCTCTTCGCCTGATAGTTTTTGGTTTCGTTGACTCTGTTTTGTCGTTAAATCTAAAGATATTTTGTTAATTCATTGTTAATGGAGTGATATGGTAGACAATCATAGTTTCTCTCATCAGAATTCGAGGGTGGATCCTTTTAGTCCATTATCTCGATTTAATTAGTCTTTCCTAATGTTTGATtatgaaaatatcaaagactTTTCGACAGACTCGGTAAGAAGGCAACAAAATGAAAAGATTGCGGCTGCTGCGACGAATTCAACCATATGCTTATTTCAAGGATCAATCTAAGATCTAGTCTTTTTGCTTATCAATCACAAACTTAAGCTTAAAGTATTGTGTCAATGTCATAAATTCACAATAAGaccctgttctttagagctgaactgaactgaactgaatgctactcaactgaactgaactgccaaataagtcctgaaactgaaattaagccaaaaagaacagggcctaaccCTCTTCAAGTATAACATTCTTTATTTTATGCAGTTTCTAGATATTATGTTCTTcctgtttgtttatttgaaggACGGGATTTTGGTGCAAGCAATGCGTGCAAACACTTTAAAACTCTTGTTTTTCATTCTTAGTACTCTGTAGTATTATTGATATTTTATACGGACAAGAAAATCCTCCATTGTTCAtttatataaatgaatagagATTCACGTTGTTGCTTGGTCAAAGGTTTGATAATGGAGTATGAGGACAAATAAGTAACAGCTAAGATGTTAGGTAGTTCTCCTCTCCGTAATTTGCAAGATATGGTTCGCATGTTCTCATAAGATTTAAGGACAactttttcataattgttgCTGGTTAGAGAGAGACATTcttaacttttaataatttgaaatagtttaaatttcattttcttttttcttttgactATTTCGAATTCATATTCAAATACTGGTATATAGAGGGAGCGGGACAACATCTCctttttgtaaaaaaatattaattcaagattttgaGGTATATGGAAGATATACCTAAAAGGCTTAAAGGTCCCTACCCCTTctcaattatttttgtttttggtagATTTATCACGCGTCGATTTAACAGATAGTATAACAAAATAATAATCAAGAGGGAGAGGAAACGTCAAATTATTATTTACTAAACatagtttagggcccgtgcaacgcacgactactactaaaacaatttattattttaatagtaactaaaatacttgtgatattaggaaaacatgaaagtaaaaaggatatatgaaaaagtataaattcaaaattgtgtaaaaaaaatattcaaatgaactaaatttgcatattactatgcaaagttaaaaattatagtcgttacttgtatgtagaacgatctaacaacgttaaccaaacccgaatgactcaagactaattttcgaaaagacccgaacataaccgagttagtcaaatacaacatattttgaattgagtgaaatcttgataaataaacttatatgttagtctacttacattagaagttcatttatcatattttttatatttcttatcagattaaaaagttataatattacataaataaaattatatcataaaggaaaaaataatattaatttagctttcctccaataatatattatgcagtacacatctatggtaattaaaatatattttatcttagtttcctaaaaaacgtaatgtaatttatttattttaaagtaaaaaaaataataaaaaatattttggcgggaaaaaattgcaCCAGAAAATGACACGTGTAATTCctagtgtctcttttagtatatagtaatagataaggAAAAATTACAGCAATGTTTTACTATAATTAACGATAACAAATAAGTACTTAAATGTTGATCGCAGTAGACAGATGTATTGTAATAATCCTAAATCTCAGGCCAAAACTATTGCCATTTTCCCCATTAATTTTCCAAATGATGGTGAATCTGCAAAGAGGCACCATTATGATAAGTTGACACCAAATAAAACTGAACGAATTCATCGATCTACCCTAATATTTGTCCTACAAAAGAGTCTGAAGTCACAAGAAATAGACTGAGATAAAAAAGATATCTGAATCTGAAGTCACAGGATGATCATCATGCAAGATGTTGAGCCATTGTAAGAATCTTGAGATGCTTTTTCTTCCGTAACTCATGTGGGACTGGGCCGAACACTCGGGTCCCAACAGGCTCACCTTGCTTGTTCAGAATAACAACTGCGTTATCATCAAATTTGACCTCACTTCCATCACAACGGCCACGTTGCATGGCAGCTCGCACAACAACAGCCCTTACAACATCTCCTTTCTTCACTTTCCCTCCAGGACGAGCTTCTTTCACAGAAGCCACAATAGTATCTCCCAACCTCGCCCCTTTCTTTCCCTTTAGAGCTTGTATGCACATAACCTGCTTAGCTCCAGAGTTATCAACTACAGTGAGCTTTGTCCTCATCTGTATGAAAGTCCTTTGTTGCTGCAACACCTGAAACATGTTCATGTCATACACATGCAaatttcatttttccatttcttTGTTGAACAGCAGCATTTTTGGATGTTAGGGTTTCATGACGAAAACTTATAATCCTATCAGTGAAAAGGCTTAGGGCTCGTTTAAATAAATGGCAGAAAATTTTAGTACGGAGGTACAGCTTTAACTGTAATTGCAAGGAAAAGCAAAATTAAACAGAAAAGGTGGCAGACCTGGGCATGGAGGTGGTTGCTTATGGCCTCACTTGTAGATTTCAGTAAACCAGAGCCACTCCCATTGGTAAGGCCACCCAGCAGTGACCGGCCCCCTTCAACACATATCGCAAGAAGCAAAGTTAGTCAATCAGCTTCAAACAAGAACTAGAACATAACAACTAGATcatacaccaaaaaaaataagaacACAACCGTACAAAACCAAATGCATATATAGTGCAGCAAGTAAAGTTAAACTATACTAGCATAAGAGTGACTCATTAAGACAACAGTGGTTTATAACCACTTAATCAATCATGATTTTATAAATGCAAACTCATTACATTATCCCCAAAAGAGTTACTGTTATTAAAAGTTACTTCCGCCCACCCATACAAGACCACCCGAAATTAAGGTTCTCAAGACATCATAACCAGCACTCTACTACCCACACTCAATGATGATTCGCCCACACATCTATGTTGCAGCAAAGCTAGACATCACGTTTAGCAGCCTGCCCACAATGAGTGTCAACAACTAGCAACACCCTCACGCCTCGCTGTACTCCAGCATACTCGCGCCTAACAACATAGACGGCAACTACCCTCTCACAACCTCAGACCAACATCATGCGCCAGTAAAAGTACTCCCTACAAGTGACAACCAATACCAAGATGATATAAAACTCCTCACCCGCAGAGACATCAACAAAATTACAAGATAATATATGCTCCCAATTTCCTAATCAACTGTTAAAGAACAAAGACAATCAATACCCAAAATAAACGTGCATATAATGCTCCTAAAAGAGAACATCCTAACAAAACCCACATTCGACAAAGAGAATAATCACCAATCACCATGGACAACAAGATACATTATTTCAATGTCAAAAAATATGGCTACAGCTATAAGACATAAATCTAATGTCATGAACCAATTGAATATTTTACCTTACTTTAAAGAAAGGTTATAGATCAATAACCATGTACAGAAATACAAAGGTTCCTAGCTTGATTCTATATCATGTAAAACAATAAACATCTAGATTGTGTTTAGCTTCTCTCTTAGTATGCCATGGAGCGGTATGTTTTTTAGCAGCAGAAGAGTCAGAAGCTCACAACTATAAATGGCATGGTTAATAGGCTAGCACAAACTAGAATAACCTCCTTCCTATTAGCTTAAAAAGTCATTGCCTAGTGAAAAAGAAGGGACAACAGGAGAACCGACAATAATTTTACTATACTCCCTTCCTCCAGAAAAGCCAGCATAAATTCATTCTCCACAAAGCACAAACTAATAAAAGTTGTACAACCTCTTTCCTGATGCGGTAATGCTTCGCCTTAGATTCTGTAGGAACATGCACCATTCTTGCCTTCGAGAAGTAATAACTAACAAGGAACAACTCCATGTCCTAAGTCCAGGTCCCAAGTCCCCTTTTGATTTAACAGTGATAGCCACAACTGATAAAGAAACACACAAACACAGTACATACCATCTTAAGTTTGAGAAGTGCACGGTGCACTAAATCACCAAGAAGTCTTCAAACCCAGGTGTAAGGTGAGAGACAGGCGTAAAGTTCAATGGAAAAGCTCCTAATTGTTTAACATCACTTTCTACTAAGAAACACTACAGCTACTAATCTActattgacaaattaatttcCATAAAGACCAGATACTCAACACCAAACGTTGCATGCAAAATAAAGGCACATTTTAAGCTCAAATGATTAGCACAAAGAGAATAAGGAAAATCTTCAGCATCCTAACTATAATTCTGAATCATCTACTTGGTTTTTACAGTGTAATTCACAAATCGTTTCAGAAAATCATTTGACAGAGCAATAAAACCTGTAAATCCGAAATTACGAAGCAAGTCTACGTTATGAGCATGTACCACGAGAAAACTTTGACGCCATAGAAGCTGCCATCCCTTATTTTGATTTGTCTGTcaattgaaaagaaaaacaaaggcacatatatgattaaattaaaAAACTACCACAAGTAATCTGCATAATTATGAATGCGATAAAGTAAAAGACAGTCTCATAAATACGATAATTCAATAGCTAGAAGAAGGGTGTAGGGTAATTCCTTTCTCTTCGATGGTTGGAGAATAGTTTTAACCAGCAAGAGCATATGCAAGAAATGTAGGTACCATAGGCAAAACTGCTAAAGTTCTGTAGGGGTTTCAACACTATATTTCATTTTTACATTTATGGAGGTGTGAAACAATTCATAAAGTTCACTATCAACAATGTCTAACATTTCACTCTCAGAAGACAATACAATACATAAAATAATGGAGAAATCACGAAGCATAGGAAGACAATCAAAGAAAGTCAAACTAGGTAAAGAAGAAGGacgaaaagaaaataaacactGAAGCTATTCTAATGTATGCACCATGACACAGTTTTACCTCTTGCATTCTTTTCATTGCACCTACAAATCCTTAAAACCAAATGTCAGTCAATGACCTCTACTATCAAACTACATACTTGTAGGCTCAAATGCTCAATATAACAATTGGTAATGTATCAAATTACTCAACACACGGTAATAGGAGATATTTGCGAATTAAGCAAATATCAGAAATCGTAACTACCATTACAAGTTTTAAGATCATGATTTCATGCGCAACTTAGCCGTGATGGACTGATGGATCTTGCACTATCGGTATAAGTGACTATAAACACGGTTTGCAGGGAAGTCAAACGTAACACAATACACTAGTGTAGTAGTGATATTTCTGAAAATCAATCAttaataaaattcaatcaaCATTCCTCTTAAAAAATCTTAACTGTGTCGGATTCTGACTAAAATATAAGCACAAAGATAAATTCAATCTTACACAGGAATgatatttcttttcattttttaaatttttaataagGGAAGAGAAACTAGGCAACTCCTTAGGACACGCCTGTATTGGGTTTACTTATTAATGGGGGAAAAATATAAGGGGGAAGTATTACAGGTGAAATTATCTAATGGAGTACTTTTTCCTTTCAAAGGTTTGGAACAAGATTAAAAATTACTCCCGAAAGAACTTTAAAATCTCTATCTCTACCtcattttttctatttattgaAAGCCATTGCTAAATATGCAGCACCACCATTCATGGCGGCGGCGCTCATATCAATGCCGCAAATCTTCATTAAGAACATTAAAATTGCTCCAGTTTCCTGGAAAACCCATTTGCACTAATACCTAATAACAATCAAAGACTACCCATTTTCTATAAGAATCCACTTaacatttaattagtttaattttgtGAAATCCCTAACAATTAGCAACAAAGAAATTAGATATTATCAATAAATCCCCAAAACATTCGCAAATTCACAATTATATTAAACAGTTGATTAATCCATTTAAAAAGTAAAAGAATAGGAGAGAGAATGTTACCAAAAACTGTGGCAAGATGTCAATGGCCACTTAGTAAGAGAGAGCTGTGAGCAGAAGCCAAGAAGCGGAAGCGGAAGCGGAAGCGGAAGCTGAA
This sequence is a window from Spinacia oleracea cultivar Varoflay chromosome 1, BTI_SOV_V1, whole genome shotgun sequence. Protein-coding genes within it:
- the LOC110798995 gene encoding 50S ribosomal protein HLP, mitochondrial → MAASMASKFSRGGRSLLGGLTNGSGSGLLKSTSEAISNHLHAQVLQQQRTFIQMRTKLTVVDNSGAKQVMCIQALKGKKGARLGDTIVASVKEARPGGKVKKGDVVRAVVVRAAMQRGRCDGSEVKFDDNAVVILNKQGEPVGTRVFGPVPHELRKKKHLKILTMAQHLA
- the LOC110799004 gene encoding uncharacterized protein, whose product is MNRWEIQQNAMVVGCEEMRGPSAASLSDRNGSVLVRPKPRRIHFLATTNLTMSLRWQRSQQQDVCDSKAGAELLDMILRKEGHGEGRSCSGREMASSPPFYCGSPPSRVSNPIVQDVQFGDENLSPLSTLQLTSPSTSASPSPSPSAMKSGGVRIKYGLKSPTVRVEGFDCLGRDRQNSGITAMA